One Chromobacterium paludis genomic window carries:
- a CDS encoding GlxA family transcriptional regulator, whose product MNGCIDLLYLPNCLSGTLFSTVDVLHAANKLWHLHHPRQKKPLFSWRLLDASGAELPLPAWLVPPPGRHGPASQSALLVPGLDMHSVPHLKKLLDQSGEALAMIARRHAAGDIIATNYNGAAMLARAGVLDGRNATITWLIAGWFSNQYPKVKLLMDRPVTVDGNVFCSGAPATAIELAVELVRHFAGDALAQSCANGLLYQPARFEQSGQALPLLNTPTRDSAVFKARRWLEQHVAEPYSLDQVAAAAAVSSRTLLRHFREVADMTPLDYLQQLRIERAKLLLEVTTLDLPGIVEQCGYEDVSSFRRLFRKLTGLTPTAYRRAYALRAARRWWRAEDDTPPSAPHTD is encoded by the coding sequence ATGAACGGCTGCATTGACCTGCTGTATTTGCCCAATTGCCTCAGCGGCACGCTGTTTTCCACTGTGGACGTGCTGCATGCGGCCAACAAACTGTGGCATCTGCACCACCCACGGCAGAAAAAACCGCTATTCAGCTGGCGCCTGCTCGACGCCTCAGGCGCGGAATTGCCGCTGCCGGCCTGGCTGGTGCCGCCGCCCGGCCGGCATGGCCCCGCCAGCCAGTCCGCGCTATTGGTACCGGGCCTGGACATGCACAGCGTGCCGCACCTGAAGAAGTTGCTGGATCAGTCCGGCGAGGCCCTGGCCATGATCGCGCGCCGCCACGCCGCCGGCGACATCATCGCCACCAACTACAACGGCGCCGCCATGCTGGCCCGCGCCGGCGTGCTGGATGGCCGCAACGCCACCATCACCTGGCTGATCGCCGGCTGGTTTTCCAACCAATATCCCAAGGTCAAGCTGCTGATGGACCGCCCGGTCACCGTGGACGGCAATGTGTTCTGCAGCGGCGCGCCGGCCACCGCCATCGAGCTTGCGGTCGAGCTGGTGCGCCACTTTGCCGGCGACGCGCTGGCGCAAAGCTGCGCCAATGGCTTGCTGTACCAGCCGGCCCGCTTCGAACAATCCGGCCAAGCCCTGCCCCTGCTGAACACGCCCACGCGCGACAGCGCGGTCTTCAAGGCCAGGCGCTGGCTGGAGCAGCACGTGGCAGAGCCCTACAGCCTGGACCAAGTTGCCGCCGCCGCCGCGGTCAGCAGCCGCACCCTGCTGCGCCACTTCCGCGAAGTGGCGGACATGACGCCGTTGGATTACCTGCAACAGCTGCGCATCGAGCGCGCCAAGCTGCTGCTGGAAGTCACCACGCTAGACCTGCCCGGCATCGTGGAACAGTGCGGCTATGAGGACGTCAGCTCCTTCCGCCGCCTGTTCCGCAAACTGACCGGCCTCACCCCCACCGCCTATCGCCGCGCCTACGCCTTGCGCGCGGCCCGGCGCTGGTGGCGGGCGGAGGACGATACGCCGCCCTCCGCCCCACACACTGACTAG